The DNA sequence TCGCGCGCATCGAGCTGGGGAAAGTCGAGGCCGAGCTCAAGACCTTACGGAAGCTGTTCGACGCTCTCTTCTGCGATCTGCTGGTCATCCCGAAGCCGCGGCAGCACCTCGGCGACGCCCTCGCGGCTCGCAACGCGGAGTGGGAACGCCCGGATCACGGGCACACGAGCCTCCGGGCCGACCAGCCGCCTAAGTGAAGCGCCGGCCGGCGGCGCGGTCGATGAGGATCGAGATCATCATGTCGCCGAGCACGTTGACGACCGAGCGCGCGCGGGCCAGGATCCAGTCCACGGTCAGCAGCAGCGGCAGGAGCTCGACCGGCAGTCCCACCGTGGCGAGGACGAGCGACAGTGAGATGAAGCCCGCCTCGGGGATGCCCGCGATGCCCATCGCGGCGATCAGGCAGGAGAACGCGGCCGAGAGCTGCTGGCCCATCGTCAGGTGCAGGCCGTGGGCCTGCGCGACGAAGAGCACGGCCATCGCCTCGTAGAGGATGATCCCGTCGTTGTTGAGGTTGGTGCCCACGCAGGCCCCGAGCGTCGAGGAGGACTTCGACACGCCGAGGCCGTCGAGCGCCTTGAGCGTGACCGGCAAGGTGGCGAGGCTCGAGTTGGCCCCGGCCGCGTAGACCACCGGCTCGCGCGCCTCGCGCCAGAAGCGCCCGAGCGGCATGCGCACGTACGCGACCAGCCAGCTTTGGTAGACGATCAGGGGGTGGAGGATCAGGCCGAGCAGGCCCACGCCGACGTAGGCGGCGAGGCCTTTCAGCGGGTCCACGCCGTACTTGCCGATCGAGCTCGCGACCACGCCGAACACCGCCAGGGGCACGGCCTGGATGATCCAGGAGAGGAGGACCTCCATCGCGCGGCGCAAGGTCGCGACGGCCTTCTCCACGCTCGACACGTCCTCGCCCATGTTCTTGAGCTTGCGCAGGGCTAGGCCGAAGGCCAGGGACAGGACGACGAGGGGGAAGATCGCGTTGTCGGCGAGCGGCTGGACGAGGCTCGGGGGGACGAAGTTGCCGAGGAAGGCCGCCAGGCCGAGCTTCTTGCCCGCCGCCGCGGCGAGCGCCTCCCCGTTGGCCCCGCCGGCCGCCGTCAGGTGCAGGCCGGGCTTCAGGACGTTCGACAGCAGCAGCCCGATGCCGAGCGCGAGCACGGCGTTGACGGCGCAGAAGAAGCCCATGCGCGCGCCGTCCTTGGCGCTGACCTCGGTGGTCAGGACGGCCCCGATGATGGTGAACACCAGCAGGGGGGCGGCGGCGAGCTTGATCGCCTGGATGACGACCTTGCCGATCTCGCCCAGGACCGCGGCGTCGGCGCCGAGATACCAGCCGACGGGCAGGCCGAGGGCCAATCCCAGGAGGATGCGCCCGGTGAGACCGGAATGTCGCATGGCGCCCATCATAGCAACTGAAATTAGCGAAATGGTAATGTCTCTTCATGGTCAAGAAGATCGCCGCACCCAAGAAAACCGTCGTCAAGGCGCCCGTCAAGAAGGCGGCCCTCAAGGTCGTCATCGATTACCCTGCCGCCCAGGAAGTCGTCCATCCGGGGCATTACGCCATCCGCCTCACCGCCGCCGGCGCCACCCAGGCGCAGGTGCGCTTCGACGGCGACGAATGGTCCGATTGCCGCGACTCGTTCGGCCACTTCTGGTACGACTGGGCCCCGCAGTCCGGACGCGTCCGCCTCGAGGCCCGCGCCCGGGCCGGGAAGGGCCGCTGGAGCGCCGTCGCCTCCCTCGACGCCGTCATCAAGCCTCACGAGGTCTGCCTGGTCGGATAGCGGCGTGCCGCTCCTCCTCCTTCTCTCCTCGCTCCTCGCGTCCGGGGCCTTCGCCAAGGCCATGCCCGTCGAGCTGGGCAAGGAGTTCCGCCTGAGGAAGGGAGAGGTCGCCGCCATCGCGGGCACCAAGGCCACCCTGCGCATCGTCAAGTTCATCAACTCGCCGTGCCCGAAGGGCGCCTACTGCGTCTGGAGCGGCCAGGCGGTGATCACCGAGCTGACCGTGGACGGGAAGGTCGTGGACCCGAAGGCGAAGACCTATCCCTACGACGTCTCCGTCAAGAAAAGCGACTACAGGACCTACGCGATCCTCGTCGTCGGCCTGCGCACGCCCCCTTAGCTCAATGGATAGAGCTCCTGCCTCGAGGCCGACCGGAACGACCGGTCGGCCTCTCTTTCTTAATATTAGAAGGCAGGAGCTCTATCCGCTATAATGAGAATCACGCCCCCTTAGCTCAATGGATAGAGCTCCTGCCTTCTAAGCAGGCAATCCAGGTTCGATTCCTGGAGGGGGCAATTTTTTTGGTATTGTGGGGGCATGATGAAAATCCCTCTTTTCGCCGCCGTCGTGCTCGTCGCCGCCCTTTCGCCGTTGCGCGCCGCCGCTCCCGCCGGCGATGCCGCCCTGCGCGCGTCGCTCGAGAACGTGCTGACGATGTCCGACGAGGACTATCGCGACGCGGCGAAGAGCGCGCCCGCCGGGGCGAGCTGGGCCGGGCTCGAGCGCCCGGCGCTGCTGCGGACCGGATTCAAGAGCCTCGCGGCGTCGCGCCGCAAGCTCGCCGTCGAGGCGGGCCTCATCGCCGCGGGACGCGAGATCGAGGCCGACGCCAAGGCCGCGGGCCCCGACGCGGACCTGCTCCAGGAAACGGGCTGGTGGAGCGACGTCAACGCCTGGGCCGACTCGCACCGGTACCAGTACCGCGGCCCCACGGCGGTGGCCGCCGTGCGCGGCGGGCGCAAGCTGTCCACCGACGCGGATAAAGAGGTGACGCGCCTTCTGGCCGCCGCGGACAAGGGCAACCACCTCGAGGCCGCGCAGGCCTACGACCAGATCGCCGGAATGTTCGCCCCGGCCGCGCCGGCCCCCGCGTCCGTGCCCGCCGCCAAGGCCTTGTCCGCCAAGGAGATCTACCAGCGCGCCGCGCCGTCCGTCGTGCTCATCCTCGCCGCCGAGAAGGAGGGCGCGGGGGAGCTCGGCACCGGCAGCGTCGTCGAGGGCGGGCGCATCCTCACGAACGCCCACGTGGTGGTCAACGACAAGACCGGCCGTCCGTTCTCGGCGGTCCGCGTCTACCTCAAGCCCGAGCGCGTCAGCGGCGACACGAAGCGCGACCTGCAGGGGCCCATCACCGCGAAGGTCGCCCGCTTCGACCGCGGCCTCGACCTGGCGCTCCTCGAGCCCGAGACCAAGGTCAAGGCCGGCGCGCTGCCGCTCGGCGACGACTCGTCGGTCGAGCCCGGGGACTCCGTCGTCGCGATCGGCCATCCCGAGCAGGGCGGCCTGTGGACGCTCACCCAGGGCGTGGTCAGCACCGTGATCGCCGACCTCGGCGGGGTCAAGGGCAAGGACGCCTTCCAGACCGACGCGAGCATCAACCGCGGGAACTCCGGCGGGCCGCTGCTCGACCGCTCGGGCGCCATCATCGGCGTGAACACCTCGATGGCCCGCAAGGCCGCCGACGGCCTCACCATCACGAGCGTCAACTTCTCGGTGAAGTCCTCCGTCGCCCGCCGCTGGATGGGCGGCGAAAGCGCGCCGCCCGTCGCCGTCGCGGCGGCCGAGGCTCCCGTCGCCGAGGCGCCCGTCATCGAGGCTCCGAAGGCTCCCGTCGAGCCGCCGCCCGCCCCGAAGACGAAGCCCGTGATGCTGACGCCGCAGGCGCCTTACCGCATCGAGAACGTCCTCGAGGCCGAGATGAGGGAGATGGAGGACCTCGAGGGCGAGATGCGCCGCGAGATCGAATCGCGCCGCTAGACGCTTCCTAGAGCAGGAAGAGGAAGACGCTGGCCAGGGTCAGGAACGCGCCCGAGAACATGCGCGAGACGCTGGCCTCCCTGCGGCCGGTCGTCAGGTAGTACATCCCGACGGCCATGAGCACGACCGACAAGGACATCTTCCCCATGACCTTGGGGGTGATGACGAGCCAGGGCTTGGCCCCTTCGCTCATTTCTTGAGGCCCTCGGCGTTCTCCAGGACCCACTTCTCCCAGCTCGCGTAGTCGCGGCGGTCGTAGGCCTTCTGCGAGAGCTGCCCGAGGACCGTGTAGGCCAGGTCGTGGCTGCCGGGCTCCGAGAGCTTGAGGATGTCGACGAGGCGGGGCGCCGCCGCGAGGATCTTTCCGCGGGAGCGCGCGTCGTCGACCATCGGCACGAGGAGGCCGAGCGTCTTGCCGCGCGCGGAGCCGCTCGGGTCGTCGAGGAGGGGGACGATCATGTCGGCGTCGACGCGCAGGTCCTTGCGGTGGTTGATGACGTCGGCCAGGATCTGAAGGCCCGCCCCGCGGACGACGGGAGACGGGTCCTTCAAGGCGGCGAGGCAGGACTCGATCACCTTCTCGCCGCGCGAGCCGTAGCTGAGGACGAAGAGGGCGGCGGCGCGCTTGTCGGCGTCGGCCTCGTGAGCGAGCACCGTGCGCAGCTCCCGCTCCTTGGACTGGGCCCCGACGACGAACTTCTTCTGGAGCGCGTCGAGCTCGGGCGTCGCCCCGCCCCACAGGCAGTAGAAGCCGGGGCAGTCGGGACGGTCGATCGGCATCTGGCCGCGGCGGGTCAGGGCCGAGCCGAGCTCGTAATAGCTCTTCCAGGCGGCGAGCAGGCCCTCGGGGTCGGCCGTGTTCCGCTTCGGGGCGGGCACGAACGCGAGGCGGCCGCGATCGGCCTCGTCGACGACGTCGAAGGTGACGTACATCGCGTGGTCGACGGAGGTGAAGTACTCGGAGATCGTGAGGCCGGCGTAGGCGACGCCCGGGATCTTGGCGGCCTCGCGCTCGATCCCCTTGCGGATGACCTCGGCCTTCTCCGCCGAGGCGGGGCGGCGATGGTTGCGGAGGACGACGATCTCGGCGATCCTCTTGCCGAACAGCTCCTTGGCCTTGTCCGGCGTCAGCACCGACGAGCGGTAGACGTCGAGGCCGCGCAAGGTCGCGGTCGATTGGGCCCGCGCCGGGGAGGGCGCGGCCGCCAGCATCAGGAACATCGCTATGGTCATCATCGTCCGGGATTATAGCCATTTTGCTATCGTCGTTCCGTGTCCAGAACCGCCGTGGCGTCCGCGCGCGTCTTCCTCGTGGAATCGAGGCTCAAGCGGCCCTTCATCACCGCCCAGGGCCGGAGGGAGTCGACCGTGAACGCGGCCGTCCTCCTGCACCTGAAGGGCGGCGCGGAAGGCTATGGGGAAGCGTCGACCTCGATCGCGCAGAAGCACCTGACCCCGGCCGCCCTGCGCCGGGCCCTCGAGAGGATGGCCGTCCGCGCCCGCGGGCGGGACGCCCGCGACTGGCGCGCGCTCGTCGACGAGGCCTGGGCGCGGCACGGGGACCTGAGCCCCGCGGTCGCCGCCTTCGAGGCGGCCCTGCTGTCGGCGCTGGCGGCCGAGGCCGGGACGGACCTCGCCCGCTGGCTCGGCGGGGCGTCCCGGCGCCTCGAGACGGACCTGACGATCTCGGCCTCGAACGACCCCGAGGAGACGCGCTCGGCCGCCGCCGAGGCCGCCGCCGCCGGCTACCGGACGCTCAAGGTCAAGATCGGGGGGAGGGCGGACGACGACATGGCGCGCGTGCTCGCCGTGCGCGCGGCGGCGCCGAAGGCCCGCCTCCTGCTCGACGGCAACCAGGGGTTCACGCCGGCGGGGGCGCTGCGCTTCGTCTCGGCGGTGCTGAAGACGGGCGCGGACGTGGAGCTGTTCGAGCAGCCGACGCCGAAGGGGGACCTCGCGGCGCTGGCCTTCGTCTCCCGGCGCTGCCCCGTCCCGGTCGCCGCCGACGAGAGCGTCGCGACGCCGGCGGACGCCGCGCGCGCCGCGGACGCGGGCGTGACCGCGATCAACGTCAAGCTCGCGAAGTCGGGCGTCTCCCGCGGGCTCGAGATCGCGGCGGTCGCGCGGGCGGCGGGGCTGCCCTTGATGATCGGCTGCATGGCCGAGACCGCGCGGGGGCTCGCGGCGAGCGTCCACCTGGCGCTCGGCACCGGCTTCTTCCGCTGGCACGACCTCGACAGCGACGTCCTGCTCGTCGAGGACGCGGGAGAGCGCCGCGAGGCCGGCTGGGTCCGGCGCGGACGCTTCGCGTCCTTAGACTAGCTCCCACCAGCGGCGCTCGCGCGCGTCGTGGGTGGGGAGGATCACCAGGCCCTGCGGGATGTGGAACACCTTGCCGTCGTGGGAGTGCACGCGCTCGCGGATGCCGGAGTGCGTGATCTCGACGGTCAGGTAGTGATGGAAGCTGTCCGAGTTGCCCGAGGGGAACAGCGCCGAGCCGCCGCCGCCGGTGAGCACGTAGCGCACGCCGCCGTGGTCCTGGACGCCGAAGGCGTGCACGTGGCCCATGTAGACGCGGCTGACCTTCGCCGCCGAAACGATGTCCGCGAACTCCCGCGAGCCGCCGATGAAGCCGCCGAGCTCGTGCACGCGCCCGACTCCGCCCCACAGGCTGAGCTGGACCGGGGGCATGTGGGTGAACACGATCTTGCGCCCGGGGAAGTCGAGCGCCATCCTCAGCCACTTGAGCTGGGTCCGGGTCACGCGCTTGGCGCTCGAGTCGAGGACCACGAAGCGCACGCCCGCGTGGTCGAAGAAGTAGTTGGGACGGCCGAACAGGCCGCGGTAGAGGGTGGAGTGGGATTTCCCGTTCGGCCGGGAGCGGTCATGGTTGCCGATCACCGTGAGGTAGGGGCGGCCCGTCCAGGCCCGGCGCAGGTGGCGCAGGAAGCTCTCGTAGTTCGACCGGGTGCCCTTGCTGACCATGTCCCCGAGCTGGACCGTGAAGGTCAGGTCCTGGGACTGGAGCTCGTGCATCTGGTCGTGGAACACGCCCTCGCGGTTGAACAGCTTGCGGTAGATCCAGAAGCGGGAAGGCTCGACGTCGCCGAGCACGGCGAAGGACACCTTGTCGCCGCCGTGGCTGGGCAGGCGCGACAGGCGGCGCAGCTGCCGCTCGGTGCGGAAGCGGGAAGCCATCAGGACGAGCTTCTCCGGGACCATACCCATAGGATAACGGTTTTGATAGGATGCCGCCATGCTCAGGGAGCTGCGCGGCCTCGCGCGGGAGACGGCGGTCTACGGCCTGTCCACCGTCCTCGGACGGCTGCTGAACTTCCTGCTCACGCCGCTGTACTCGCACCTCCTCGAGCCCTCCGACAACGGCGCGATGCAGTCGACCTACGCCTTCATCGCCTTCCTGACCGTGATCTACGGCCTCGGCCTCGACACCGCGTACCTGCGCTTCGGAAGACGCGCGGGCGAGGCCGACGCGTCCGCCTTCGGCGCCGCCTTCCTGACGGTGCTCGGGACCTCGCTCGCGGTCTCGGCCGCCCTCGCCCTGGGCGCGGTCCCGATCGCGCGCCTCGCCGGGCTTCCGGCGGAGATGGCCGACCTCGTCCGCTACGGCGCCGCGATCCTCGCCGTCGACGCCGCGATGCTGCTGCCCTACGCGGAGCTGCGCGGCTCGCACCGCGCCGGGGCCTACGCCGGCATCAAGCTCGTCGGCATCGCGATGAACGTCGTCCTCGCCTTCGTCTTCGTGCGCACGCTGGGCCTCGGCCTGCGCGGCGTGTTCCTGGCCAACCTGATCGCGTCGATCTCGACGCTGGCGATGCTCTCGCCGGTGATCCTCGCGCGGTTCGCCGCGCCGAGCCGCGAGCGCCTCAAGGAGATGCTGGCGTTCGGCGTCCCGCTCGTGTTCGCGGGCATGGGCTCGATGATCGTGCAGGTGGCCAAC is a window from the Elusimicrobiota bacterium genome containing:
- a CDS encoding helix-turn-helix transcriptional regulator, translated to MPRLSRGSVVQLQAINESIRYAGHAPKAATHPPGFYLRALRGKMRMSQAQLARRSGVDQGQIARIELGKVEAELKTLRKLFDALFCDLLVIPKPRQHLGDALAARNAEWERPDHGHTSLRADQPPK
- a CDS encoding dicarboxylate/amino acid:cation symporter — encoded protein: MRHSGLTGRILLGLALGLPVGWYLGADAAVLGEIGKVVIQAIKLAAAPLLVFTIIGAVLTTEVSAKDGARMGFFCAVNAVLALGIGLLLSNVLKPGLHLTAAGGANGEALAAAAGKKLGLAAFLGNFVPPSLVQPLADNAIFPLVVLSLAFGLALRKLKNMGEDVSSVEKAVATLRRAMEVLLSWIIQAVPLAVFGVVASSIGKYGVDPLKGLAAYVGVGLLGLILHPLIVYQSWLVAYVRMPLGRFWREAREPVVYAAGANSSLATLPVTLKALDGLGVSKSSSTLGACVGTNLNNDGIILYEAMAVLFVAQAHGLHLTMGQQLSAAFSCLIAAMGIAGIPEAGFISLSLVLATVGLPVELLPLLLTVDWILARARSVVNVLGDMMISILIDRAAGRRFT
- a CDS encoding trypsin-like peptidase domain-containing protein, translated to MMKIPLFAAVVLVAALSPLRAAAPAGDAALRASLENVLTMSDEDYRDAAKSAPAGASWAGLERPALLRTGFKSLAASRRKLAVEAGLIAAGREIEADAKAAGPDADLLQETGWWSDVNAWADSHRYQYRGPTAVAAVRGGRKLSTDADKEVTRLLAAADKGNHLEAAQAYDQIAGMFAPAAPAPASVPAAKALSAKEIYQRAAPSVVLILAAEKEGAGELGTGSVVEGGRILTNAHVVVNDKTGRPFSAVRVYLKPERVSGDTKRDLQGPITAKVARFDRGLDLALLEPETKVKAGALPLGDDSSVEPGDSVVAIGHPEQGGLWTLTQGVVSTVIADLGGVKGKDAFQTDASINRGNSGGPLLDRSGAIIGVNTSMARKAADGLTITSVNFSVKSSVARRWMGGESAPPVAVAAAEAPVAEAPVIEAPKAPVEPPPAPKTKPVMLTPQAPYRIENVLEAEMREMEDLEGEMRREIESRR
- a CDS encoding metallophosphoesterase family protein, translating into MVPEKLVLMASRFRTERQLRRLSRLPSHGGDKVSFAVLGDVEPSRFWIYRKLFNREGVFHDQMHELQSQDLTFTVQLGDMVSKGTRSNYESFLRHLRRAWTGRPYLTVIGNHDRSRPNGKSHSTLYRGLFGRPNYFFDHAGVRFVVLDSSAKRVTRTQLKWLRMALDFPGRKIVFTHMPPVQLSLWGGVGRVHELGGFIGGSREFADIVSAAKVSRVYMGHVHAFGVQDHGGVRYVLTGGGGSALFPSGNSDSFHHYLTVEITHSGIRERVHSHDGKVFHIPQGLVILPTHDARERRWWELV
- a CDS encoding dipeptide epimerase, whose translation is MSRTAVASARVFLVESRLKRPFITAQGRRESTVNAAVLLHLKGGAEGYGEASTSIAQKHLTPAALRRALERMAVRARGRDARDWRALVDEAWARHGDLSPAVAAFEAALLSALAAEAGTDLARWLGGASRRLETDLTISASNDPEETRSAAAEAAAAGYRTLKVKIGGRADDDMARVLAVRAAAPKARLLLDGNQGFTPAGALRFVSAVLKTGADVELFEQPTPKGDLAALAFVSRRCPVPVAADESVATPADAARAADAGVTAINVKLAKSGVSRGLEIAAVARAAGLPLMIGCMAETARGLAASVHLALGTGFFRWHDLDSDVLLVEDAGERREAGWVRRGRFASLD